In the Acropora muricata isolate sample 2 chromosome 10, ASM3666990v1, whole genome shotgun sequence genome, one interval contains:
- the LOC136887605 gene encoding EGF domain-specific O-linked N-acetylglucosamine transferase-like, with product MGCFESLVRWPGISHRSPKFYRSVLFPIFPQFNTNMNFRRVNFFGWVFVSLAINFADKQQIRNRKTENNIKGDSFFSGIDLSDEQTCEKYGNCQDFDVRPHKCWGYELGCTSPDKWFRKPHCDDTKAGRYFRTIEEKVNQFWKEADFGYVKSVKDSLQFVCRPNSSQAETSSLNCSKELTYCKAQNLYVDLRDIVKSHDRSQGNVFKPKVIGGNCDVDSNTLTEDGKYRMELSSWLNELEDFTPLSFQPSQSKNCDIVVKKPTIFMKLDAVVNMYHHFCDFFNLYVTMHVNGSFNTDVNIVLWEESQRRSLGNFGATWKAFSSNPVLYLGAEYKDKRVCFKTAIFSLLPRMAFGLYYNTPLIPGCFKSGLFKAFSEYVIAQLGIVQKKTLLNSSEPIRVTLLSRGTKYRKILNEDEVLYALQTFPEVQLTVAQYSWDMSFLEQVEMSHNTDIFIGMHGAGLTHALFLPDWALLFELYNCGDTNCYQDLARLRGVSYMTWQNEDKVVEKTEELHPRYGDNPKFRNYAFDVREFMRLVEQAVIKVRKSIEEHRKEHNR from the exons ATGGGTTGCTTTGAATCTCTGGTTAGGTGGCCTGGAATTAGCCACAGGTCTCCCAAGTTTTACCGGTCAGTATTGTTTCCAATCTTCCCTCAATTTAACACGAACATGAACTTCAGAagagttaatttttttggttgGGTTTTTGTATCGTTGGCGATAAATTTTGCAGACAAGCAGCAAATAAGGaacagaaaaactgaaaataatataaAGGGAGACTCTTTCTTCTCGGGAATTGACCTATCTGATGAACAGACGTGTGAAAAATATGGAAATTGTCAG GACTTTGACGTCAGACCTCACAAATGTTGGGGTTATGAGTTAGGCTGCACGTCACCAGACAAATGGTTCAGAAAACCGCACTGTGATGATACCAAGGCTGGACGATATTTTAGGAC AATTGAAGAAAAAGTCAACCAGTTCTGGAAGGAGGCTGATTTTGGTTATGTGAAGTCTGTGAAAGATAGTCTTCAGTTTGTGTGCAGGCCAAATAGTAGCCAG GCTGAAACTTCTTCACTAAATTGCTCAAAGGAGTTAACTTACTGTAAAGCTCAAAACCTGTACGTGGACCTAAGAGACATTGTGAAGTCTCATGACAG ATCACAGGGAAATGTGTTTAAGCCAAAGGTTATTGGAGGGAACTGTGATGTAGACTCCAACACCCTCACTGAAGATGGAAAATATAGAATGGAACTCAGTTCTTG GTTAAATGAATTGGAAGACTTTACACCTCTGTCATTCCAACCTTCGCAATCAAAAAACTGTGATATTGTGGTGAAAAAGCCTACCATTTTCATGAAGCTTGATGCAG ttgtgaacATGTACCATCATTTCTGTGATTTTTTTAACCTGTATGTAACCATGCATGTCAATGGCTCCTTTAATACTGATGTCAACATTGTGTTGTGGGAAGAG AGTCAAAGAAGAAGTCTTGGAAATTTTGGGGCAACTTGGAAAGCATTCTCCTCCAACCCTGTCTTGTACCTTGGAGCAGAATACAAAGACAAACGT GTGTGTTTTAAGACGGCAATTTTTTCTCTCTTACCCAGAATGGCATTTGGGTTGTACTACAACACCCCATTG ATTCCAGGGTGTTTCAAGAGTGGTCTCTTTAAAGCATTTTCAGAATATGTGATTGCTCAATTGGGGATAGTGCAAAAGAAGACTCTTCTG AACAGCAGTGAGCCAATCCGAGTGACATTGTTGTCAAGAGGGACAAAGTATAGGaaaattttaaatgaagatgAG GTACTTTATGCCTTGCAGACCTTCCCAGAAGTACAGCTCACAGTTGCTCAATATTCCTG GGATATGTCTTTTCTTGAGCAAGTCGAG ATGAGTCACAACACGGACATATTTATTGGGATGCATGGCGCTGGTTTAACGCATGCGCTCTTTCTTCCTGACTGGGCACTGTTGTTTGAACT ATACAACTGCGGTGATACAAATTGTTATCAGGATTTAGCAAGGCTAAG GGGAGTTTCTTACATGACGTGGCAAAACGAGGACAAAGTCGTGGAAAAAACTGAG GAACTTCATCCCAGATACGGCGATAATCCCAAGTTTAGGAACTACGCGTTTGACGTGCGAGAATTTATGCGACTTGTTGAGCAAGCCGTGATTAAAGTAAGGAAGTCGATCGAAGAACACAGAAAAGAACACAACAGATGA
- the LOC136931124 gene encoding acyl-coenzyme A synthetase ACSM3, mitochondrial-like isoform X4, which yields MLGLRNPRHPAFWWVDDKGHEIKWSFEQLTKYSKRTANVLSEAGQVQSGDRVMVILPRLPEWWLLNIACLRTGTIICPGSVQLRARDIKWRLLASHATCIVTDANTAETVDQVAKFAPSLKTKLLVGERKVETRYRNGWLPFKELFENVSSEHECARTRSDEPMTVYFTSGTTGHPKMAEHSHASCGLGHITTGKYWLDLTTEDIHWNISDTGWAKSAYSSFFGPWIQGSCVFVYHKDRFESSAILDTLQKYPISTFCSAPTAYRMMIQEDLGRYKFPKLRHCLSAGEPLNPEVMDRWREATGLQIREGYGQSETTLLCGSFRCLENRPGSMGKPAPGFDLKIVDDKGNDCPARVEGEIVVQTSPNRPVGLFSRYVDDPERTASVLRDNFLWTGDRGFHDEDGYFYFVGRTDDVILSAGYRIGPFEVESALIEHDAVAEAAVVSSPDSVRGEVVKAFIILSPHFTGDKESLVKELQDHVKETTAPYKYPRKIQFVDSLPKTVSGKIRRVELRQKEWSA from the exons ATG cttggCCTGAGAAACCCCCGACATCCAGCATTTTGGTGGGTTGATGACAAAGGTCACGAAATCAAGTGGTCATTTGAACAACTAACCAAGTACAGTAAAAG AACTGCTAATGTTCTTTCggaagctggtcaagttcagaGTGGAGATCGTGTAATGGTCATCTTACCGAGGCTTCCTGAATGGTGGCTCTTAAACATAGCCTGCCTCCGAACAG GTACCATTATCTGCCCTGGCTCCGTTCAGTTACGAGCGCGAGACATCAAGTGGAGGCTATTAGCCTCACATGCGACTTGTATCGTAACGGACGCTAATACGGCCGAGACGGTTGATCAG GTTGCCAAATTTGCTCCTTCTTTGAAAACGAAGCTTCTTGTTGGTGAAAGAAAAGTAGAGACAA GGTATAGGAATGGATGGCTTCCTTTCaaagaattatttgaaaacgtCTCTTCAGAGCACGAG TGTGCACGAACCCGAAGTGACGAACCAATGACAGTTTACTTCACAAGTGGGACAACGGGACATCCCAAAATGGCTGAGCACTCTCACGCTAGCTGTGGACTAGGGCATATAACTACTGGAAA GTATTGGTTAGATCTCACAACAGAAGATATCCACTGGAACATTTCAGACACTGGTTGGGCAAAATCTGCCTATAGCAGCTTTTTTGGTCCGTGGATTCAAGGTTCCTGTGTATTTGTGTATCACAAGGATCGCTTCGAGTCTTCAGCTATTTTGGACACGTTGCAAAAATACCCAATCAGTACATTCTGCTCGGCCCCGACAGCCTATCGTATGATGATCCAAGAGGACCTTGGTAGGTACAAGTTTCCTAAGCTTAGACATTGTTTGAGTGCAGGAGAACCTTTGAATCCCGAGGTGATGGATAGATGGAGAGAAGCAACTGGACTTCAGATCAGGGAAGGATATGGTCAGAGTGAGACT ACACTTTTATGTGGCAGCTTTCGCTGTCTTGAGAACAGGCCTGGTTCCATGGGTAAACCTGCCCCAGGTTTTGACTTGAAG ATTGTTGATGACAAAGGCAATGATTGCCCCGCAAGAGTGGAAGGAGAAATAGTTGTGCAGACATCGCCAAACAGACCTGTGGGACTCTTTTCACGTTATGTG GATGATCCAGAAAGAACAGCCTCTGTGCTCCGTGATAATTTCCTTTGGACAG gtgatcgaGGTTTTCATGACGAAGATGGGTATTTCTATTTCGTCGGTCgcactgatgacgtcatactcTCAGCAGG GTATCGTATTGGTCCGTTTGAGGTAGAAAGCGCACTGATAGAGCATGATGCAGTGGCAGAGGCAGCTGTGGTTAGTAGTCCTGATTCTGTCAGGGGAGAG GTTGTCAAGGCGTTCATTATACTCTCGCCGCATTTTACTGGAGACAAGGAATCTCTGGTTAAAGAACTACAGGACCATGTGAAAGAAACAACAGCTCCATATAAGTACCCAAGGAAG ATTCAATTCGTCGATAGTTTGCCCAAGACGGTCAGTGGCAAGATAAGGAGAGTGGAATTAAGGCAAAAGGAGTGGTCTGCATGA
- the LOC136931124 gene encoding acyl-coenzyme A synthetase ACSM3, mitochondrial-like isoform X1: MCTWTRNYNPNNNTQVITRSTSPSEMRGLLSNSAIAVNKSFNSMRLPPTFRESARAFNDILFRWSSGHAHVVTPPVFDSKVGFTDYEKERGEFSLEVPEYFNFANIIDKWTQKDKLGLRNPRHPAFWWVDDKGHEIKWSFEQLTKYSKRTANVLSEAGQVQSGDRVMVILPRLPEWWLLNIACLRTGTIICPGSVQLRARDIKWRLLASHATCIVTDANTAETVDQVAKFAPSLKTKLLVGERKVETRYRNGWLPFKELFENVSSEHECARTRSDEPMTVYFTSGTTGHPKMAEHSHASCGLGHITTGKYWLDLTTEDIHWNISDTGWAKSAYSSFFGPWIQGSCVFVYHKDRFESSAILDTLQKYPISTFCSAPTAYRMMIQEDLGRYKFPKLRHCLSAGEPLNPEVMDRWREATGLQIREGYGQSETTLLCGSFRCLENRPGSMGKPAPGFDLKIVDDKGNDCPARVEGEIVVQTSPNRPVGLFSRYVDDPERTASVLRDNFLWTGDRGFHDEDGYFYFVGRTDDVILSAGYRIGPFEVESALIEHDAVAEAAVVSSPDSVRGEVVKAFIILSPHFTGDKESLVKELQDHVKETTAPYKYPRKIQFVDSLPKTVSGKIRRVELRQKEWSA; the protein is encoded by the exons ATG TGTACTTGGACACGGAATTATAACCCAAACAACAACACCCAGGTCATCACCCGATCAACTTCGCCTTCAGAGATGCGAGGGCTGCTATCAAATTCAGCTATCGCAGTTAACAAAAGTTTTAATTCAATGAGGTTGCCTCCGACATTCCGCGAATCTGCAAGAGCTTTTAACGATATTTTGTTCCGATGGAGTTCAGGCCACGCTCACGTCGTCACACCGCCTGTCTTCGACTCCAAAGTTGGATTCACTGACTATGAGAAAGAACGGGGGGAATTCAGCCTTGAGGTTCCGGAGTATTTTAATTTTGCCAACATCATCGATAAATGGACTCAGAAAGATAAG cttggCCTGAGAAACCCCCGACATCCAGCATTTTGGTGGGTTGATGACAAAGGTCACGAAATCAAGTGGTCATTTGAACAACTAACCAAGTACAGTAAAAG AACTGCTAATGTTCTTTCggaagctggtcaagttcagaGTGGAGATCGTGTAATGGTCATCTTACCGAGGCTTCCTGAATGGTGGCTCTTAAACATAGCCTGCCTCCGAACAG GTACCATTATCTGCCCTGGCTCCGTTCAGTTACGAGCGCGAGACATCAAGTGGAGGCTATTAGCCTCACATGCGACTTGTATCGTAACGGACGCTAATACGGCCGAGACGGTTGATCAG GTTGCCAAATTTGCTCCTTCTTTGAAAACGAAGCTTCTTGTTGGTGAAAGAAAAGTAGAGACAA GGTATAGGAATGGATGGCTTCCTTTCaaagaattatttgaaaacgtCTCTTCAGAGCACGAG TGTGCACGAACCCGAAGTGACGAACCAATGACAGTTTACTTCACAAGTGGGACAACGGGACATCCCAAAATGGCTGAGCACTCTCACGCTAGCTGTGGACTAGGGCATATAACTACTGGAAA GTATTGGTTAGATCTCACAACAGAAGATATCCACTGGAACATTTCAGACACTGGTTGGGCAAAATCTGCCTATAGCAGCTTTTTTGGTCCGTGGATTCAAGGTTCCTGTGTATTTGTGTATCACAAGGATCGCTTCGAGTCTTCAGCTATTTTGGACACGTTGCAAAAATACCCAATCAGTACATTCTGCTCGGCCCCGACAGCCTATCGTATGATGATCCAAGAGGACCTTGGTAGGTACAAGTTTCCTAAGCTTAGACATTGTTTGAGTGCAGGAGAACCTTTGAATCCCGAGGTGATGGATAGATGGAGAGAAGCAACTGGACTTCAGATCAGGGAAGGATATGGTCAGAGTGAGACT ACACTTTTATGTGGCAGCTTTCGCTGTCTTGAGAACAGGCCTGGTTCCATGGGTAAACCTGCCCCAGGTTTTGACTTGAAG ATTGTTGATGACAAAGGCAATGATTGCCCCGCAAGAGTGGAAGGAGAAATAGTTGTGCAGACATCGCCAAACAGACCTGTGGGACTCTTTTCACGTTATGTG GATGATCCAGAAAGAACAGCCTCTGTGCTCCGTGATAATTTCCTTTGGACAG gtgatcgaGGTTTTCATGACGAAGATGGGTATTTCTATTTCGTCGGTCgcactgatgacgtcatactcTCAGCAGG GTATCGTATTGGTCCGTTTGAGGTAGAAAGCGCACTGATAGAGCATGATGCAGTGGCAGAGGCAGCTGTGGTTAGTAGTCCTGATTCTGTCAGGGGAGAG GTTGTCAAGGCGTTCATTATACTCTCGCCGCATTTTACTGGAGACAAGGAATCTCTGGTTAAAGAACTACAGGACCATGTGAAAGAAACAACAGCTCCATATAAGTACCCAAGGAAG ATTCAATTCGTCGATAGTTTGCCCAAGACGGTCAGTGGCAAGATAAGGAGAGTGGAATTAAGGCAAAAGGAGTGGTCTGCATGA
- the LOC136931124 gene encoding acyl-coenzyme A synthetase ACSM3, mitochondrial-like isoform X2: MCTWTRNYNPNNNTQVITRSTSPSEMRGLLSNSAIAVNKSFNSMRLPPTFRESARAFNDILFRWSSGHAHVVTPPVFDSKVGFTDYEKERGEFSLEVPEYFNFANIIDKWTQKDKLGLRNPRHPAFWWVDDKGHEIKWSFEQLTKYSKRTANVLSEAGQVQSGDRVMVILPRLPEWWLLNIACLRTGTIICPGSVQLRARDIKWRLLASHATCIVTDANTAETVDQVAKFAPSLKTKLLVGERKVETRNGWLPFKELFENVSSEHECARTRSDEPMTVYFTSGTTGHPKMAEHSHASCGLGHITTGKYWLDLTTEDIHWNISDTGWAKSAYSSFFGPWIQGSCVFVYHKDRFESSAILDTLQKYPISTFCSAPTAYRMMIQEDLGRYKFPKLRHCLSAGEPLNPEVMDRWREATGLQIREGYGQSETTLLCGSFRCLENRPGSMGKPAPGFDLKIVDDKGNDCPARVEGEIVVQTSPNRPVGLFSRYVDDPERTASVLRDNFLWTGDRGFHDEDGYFYFVGRTDDVILSAGYRIGPFEVESALIEHDAVAEAAVVSSPDSVRGEVVKAFIILSPHFTGDKESLVKELQDHVKETTAPYKYPRKIQFVDSLPKTVSGKIRRVELRQKEWSA; the protein is encoded by the exons ATG TGTACTTGGACACGGAATTATAACCCAAACAACAACACCCAGGTCATCACCCGATCAACTTCGCCTTCAGAGATGCGAGGGCTGCTATCAAATTCAGCTATCGCAGTTAACAAAAGTTTTAATTCAATGAGGTTGCCTCCGACATTCCGCGAATCTGCAAGAGCTTTTAACGATATTTTGTTCCGATGGAGTTCAGGCCACGCTCACGTCGTCACACCGCCTGTCTTCGACTCCAAAGTTGGATTCACTGACTATGAGAAAGAACGGGGGGAATTCAGCCTTGAGGTTCCGGAGTATTTTAATTTTGCCAACATCATCGATAAATGGACTCAGAAAGATAAG cttggCCTGAGAAACCCCCGACATCCAGCATTTTGGTGGGTTGATGACAAAGGTCACGAAATCAAGTGGTCATTTGAACAACTAACCAAGTACAGTAAAAG AACTGCTAATGTTCTTTCggaagctggtcaagttcagaGTGGAGATCGTGTAATGGTCATCTTACCGAGGCTTCCTGAATGGTGGCTCTTAAACATAGCCTGCCTCCGAACAG GTACCATTATCTGCCCTGGCTCCGTTCAGTTACGAGCGCGAGACATCAAGTGGAGGCTATTAGCCTCACATGCGACTTGTATCGTAACGGACGCTAATACGGCCGAGACGGTTGATCAG GTTGCCAAATTTGCTCCTTCTTTGAAAACGAAGCTTCTTGTTGGTGAAAGAAAAGTAGAGACAAG GAATGGATGGCTTCCTTTCaaagaattatttgaaaacgtCTCTTCAGAGCACGAG TGTGCACGAACCCGAAGTGACGAACCAATGACAGTTTACTTCACAAGTGGGACAACGGGACATCCCAAAATGGCTGAGCACTCTCACGCTAGCTGTGGACTAGGGCATATAACTACTGGAAA GTATTGGTTAGATCTCACAACAGAAGATATCCACTGGAACATTTCAGACACTGGTTGGGCAAAATCTGCCTATAGCAGCTTTTTTGGTCCGTGGATTCAAGGTTCCTGTGTATTTGTGTATCACAAGGATCGCTTCGAGTCTTCAGCTATTTTGGACACGTTGCAAAAATACCCAATCAGTACATTCTGCTCGGCCCCGACAGCCTATCGTATGATGATCCAAGAGGACCTTGGTAGGTACAAGTTTCCTAAGCTTAGACATTGTTTGAGTGCAGGAGAACCTTTGAATCCCGAGGTGATGGATAGATGGAGAGAAGCAACTGGACTTCAGATCAGGGAAGGATATGGTCAGAGTGAGACT ACACTTTTATGTGGCAGCTTTCGCTGTCTTGAGAACAGGCCTGGTTCCATGGGTAAACCTGCCCCAGGTTTTGACTTGAAG ATTGTTGATGACAAAGGCAATGATTGCCCCGCAAGAGTGGAAGGAGAAATAGTTGTGCAGACATCGCCAAACAGACCTGTGGGACTCTTTTCACGTTATGTG GATGATCCAGAAAGAACAGCCTCTGTGCTCCGTGATAATTTCCTTTGGACAG gtgatcgaGGTTTTCATGACGAAGATGGGTATTTCTATTTCGTCGGTCgcactgatgacgtcatactcTCAGCAGG GTATCGTATTGGTCCGTTTGAGGTAGAAAGCGCACTGATAGAGCATGATGCAGTGGCAGAGGCAGCTGTGGTTAGTAGTCCTGATTCTGTCAGGGGAGAG GTTGTCAAGGCGTTCATTATACTCTCGCCGCATTTTACTGGAGACAAGGAATCTCTGGTTAAAGAACTACAGGACCATGTGAAAGAAACAACAGCTCCATATAAGTACCCAAGGAAG ATTCAATTCGTCGATAGTTTGCCCAAGACGGTCAGTGGCAAGATAAGGAGAGTGGAATTAAGGCAAAAGGAGTGGTCTGCATGA
- the LOC136931124 gene encoding acyl-coenzyme A synthetase ACSM3, mitochondrial-like isoform X3, whose product MRGLLSNSAIAVNKSFNSMRLPPTFRESARAFNDILFRWSSGHAHVVTPPVFDSKVGFTDYEKERGEFSLEVPEYFNFANIIDKWTQKDKLGLRNPRHPAFWWVDDKGHEIKWSFEQLTKYSKRTANVLSEAGQVQSGDRVMVILPRLPEWWLLNIACLRTGTIICPGSVQLRARDIKWRLLASHATCIVTDANTAETVDQVAKFAPSLKTKLLVGERKVETRYRNGWLPFKELFENVSSEHECARTRSDEPMTVYFTSGTTGHPKMAEHSHASCGLGHITTGKYWLDLTTEDIHWNISDTGWAKSAYSSFFGPWIQGSCVFVYHKDRFESSAILDTLQKYPISTFCSAPTAYRMMIQEDLGRYKFPKLRHCLSAGEPLNPEVMDRWREATGLQIREGYGQSETTLLCGSFRCLENRPGSMGKPAPGFDLKIVDDKGNDCPARVEGEIVVQTSPNRPVGLFSRYVDDPERTASVLRDNFLWTGDRGFHDEDGYFYFVGRTDDVILSAGYRIGPFEVESALIEHDAVAEAAVVSSPDSVRGEVVKAFIILSPHFTGDKESLVKELQDHVKETTAPYKYPRKIQFVDSLPKTVSGKIRRVELRQKEWSA is encoded by the exons ATGCGAGGGCTGCTATCAAATTCAGCTATCGCAGTTAACAAAAGTTTTAATTCAATGAGGTTGCCTCCGACATTCCGCGAATCTGCAAGAGCTTTTAACGATATTTTGTTCCGATGGAGTTCAGGCCACGCTCACGTCGTCACACCGCCTGTCTTCGACTCCAAAGTTGGATTCACTGACTATGAGAAAGAACGGGGGGAATTCAGCCTTGAGGTTCCGGAGTATTTTAATTTTGCCAACATCATCGATAAATGGACTCAGAAAGATAAG cttggCCTGAGAAACCCCCGACATCCAGCATTTTGGTGGGTTGATGACAAAGGTCACGAAATCAAGTGGTCATTTGAACAACTAACCAAGTACAGTAAAAG AACTGCTAATGTTCTTTCggaagctggtcaagttcagaGTGGAGATCGTGTAATGGTCATCTTACCGAGGCTTCCTGAATGGTGGCTCTTAAACATAGCCTGCCTCCGAACAG GTACCATTATCTGCCCTGGCTCCGTTCAGTTACGAGCGCGAGACATCAAGTGGAGGCTATTAGCCTCACATGCGACTTGTATCGTAACGGACGCTAATACGGCCGAGACGGTTGATCAG GTTGCCAAATTTGCTCCTTCTTTGAAAACGAAGCTTCTTGTTGGTGAAAGAAAAGTAGAGACAA GGTATAGGAATGGATGGCTTCCTTTCaaagaattatttgaaaacgtCTCTTCAGAGCACGAG TGTGCACGAACCCGAAGTGACGAACCAATGACAGTTTACTTCACAAGTGGGACAACGGGACATCCCAAAATGGCTGAGCACTCTCACGCTAGCTGTGGACTAGGGCATATAACTACTGGAAA GTATTGGTTAGATCTCACAACAGAAGATATCCACTGGAACATTTCAGACACTGGTTGGGCAAAATCTGCCTATAGCAGCTTTTTTGGTCCGTGGATTCAAGGTTCCTGTGTATTTGTGTATCACAAGGATCGCTTCGAGTCTTCAGCTATTTTGGACACGTTGCAAAAATACCCAATCAGTACATTCTGCTCGGCCCCGACAGCCTATCGTATGATGATCCAAGAGGACCTTGGTAGGTACAAGTTTCCTAAGCTTAGACATTGTTTGAGTGCAGGAGAACCTTTGAATCCCGAGGTGATGGATAGATGGAGAGAAGCAACTGGACTTCAGATCAGGGAAGGATATGGTCAGAGTGAGACT ACACTTTTATGTGGCAGCTTTCGCTGTCTTGAGAACAGGCCTGGTTCCATGGGTAAACCTGCCCCAGGTTTTGACTTGAAG ATTGTTGATGACAAAGGCAATGATTGCCCCGCAAGAGTGGAAGGAGAAATAGTTGTGCAGACATCGCCAAACAGACCTGTGGGACTCTTTTCACGTTATGTG GATGATCCAGAAAGAACAGCCTCTGTGCTCCGTGATAATTTCCTTTGGACAG gtgatcgaGGTTTTCATGACGAAGATGGGTATTTCTATTTCGTCGGTCgcactgatgacgtcatactcTCAGCAGG GTATCGTATTGGTCCGTTTGAGGTAGAAAGCGCACTGATAGAGCATGATGCAGTGGCAGAGGCAGCTGTGGTTAGTAGTCCTGATTCTGTCAGGGGAGAG GTTGTCAAGGCGTTCATTATACTCTCGCCGCATTTTACTGGAGACAAGGAATCTCTGGTTAAAGAACTACAGGACCATGTGAAAGAAACAACAGCTCCATATAAGTACCCAAGGAAG ATTCAATTCGTCGATAGTTTGCCCAAGACGGTCAGTGGCAAGATAAGGAGAGTGGAATTAAGGCAAAAGGAGTGGTCTGCATGA